One Euphorbia lathyris chromosome 1, ddEupLath1.1, whole genome shotgun sequence DNA segment encodes these proteins:
- the LOC136206481 gene encoding cytochrome c oxidase assembly protein COX11, mitochondrial, whose translation MSFSILARAGRILQLKNLLNNRPLQSRGVYEFTRGYSANDCPSFGSSNPILFRRCPVGSPRIRDCLHSPFKRGYATYSASTAEQKSRKMLIYLTGLVIAMVGCSYAAVPLYRRFCQATGYGGTVQRRETVEDKIARHTKEGTVTQREIVVQFNADVADGMQWKFIPTQREVRVKPGESALAFYTAENRSSTPITGVSTYNVTPMKAGVYFNKIQCFCFEEQRLLPGEQIDMPVFFYIDPEFETDPRMDGINNIILSYTFFKASDE comes from the exons ATGTCATTCTCAATCCTCGCCAGAGCTGGAAGGATTCTTCAACTCAAAAATTTACTCAATAATCGGCCCCTTCAATCCAG AGGGGTTTACGAGTTCACTAGAGGTTACTCTGCAAATGACTGCCCAAGTTTTGGCAGTAGTAATCCAATTCTATTCCGCAGATGTCCAGTCGGATCACCACGAATTCGCGATTGTCTTCATAGTCCTTTCAAGAGGGGTTATGCTACTTATAGTGCTTCTACTGCGGAGCAGAAATCGAGAAAAATGCTAATATATCTGACGGGTTTGGTTATTGCCATGGTTGGGTGTAGCTATGCTGCTGTTCCTTTATATAGGAGGTTTTGCCAAGCTACTGGATATGGGGGAACTGTCCAGCGCAGAGAG ACTGTTGAGGACAAGATTGCACGGCATACTAAAGAAGGAACAGTCACCCAgag GGAGATTGTTGTGCAATTTAATGCCGATGTGGCCGATGGAATGCAATGGAAGTTTATTCCCACACAAAGAGAG GTAAGGGTAAAACCAGGAGAGAGTGCTCTTGCATTTTATACTGCTGAAAATAGAAGTTCAACTCCAATAACTGGTGTATCTACATATAATGTCACTCCAATGAAG GCTGGAGTATACTTCAATAAAATACAATGCTTTTGCTTTGAGGAACAGCGTCTTCTTCCCGGGGAGCAGATTGACATGCCT GTATTCTTTTATATAGACCCAGAATTTGAAACAGATCCTAGGATGGATGGAATCAACAACATAATCTTATCCTATACATTTTTCAAGGCTTCAGATGAATGA
- the LOC136206488 gene encoding DNA polymerase eta isoform X1, which yields MPVARPESSDSRIIAHVDMDCFYVQVEQRKQPHLRGFPTAVVQYNDWKGGGLIAVSYEARKFGVKRSMRGDEAKKVCPEIQLVQVPVARGKADLNTYRNAGSEVVSILSQKGRCERASIDEVYLDLTDAAEAMLKESPPRSLEAIDEEALKSHVLGLKKEGGNDAQESVREWLCSSSADQRDKLLACAVLIVAELRKQVLKETEFTCSAGIAHNKMLAKLASGMNKPSQQTVVPFSSVKELLDSLPIKKMKQLGGKLGSSLQSDLGVNTVGELLQFSEEKLQDRYGINTGTWLWNIARGISGEEVQGRLLPKSHGSGKTFPGPRALRTIDSVQHWINQLCEELNERLSSDLDQNKRIAHTLTLNATAYKSTDTESHKKFPSKSCPLRYGTAKIQEDSLNLFQAGLREYLGSYGVKIHRSQLNKWGITSLSVSASKIVDIPSGTSSIMKYFHGQDPSLSSLKQMPDILIEEAAPVSASGCESNSDMKLDGLRIDYNVLSLDQPEQKVTPWQDQDSSGSSSKKATDGFNIETSLLLPSDSYPGSKSYSGLSQSNSHGPLCRGDNQGTAPNLKEQKQKQKQKRGAMNDKGTILKLFNSYNSSSSSTKQDVRVGGSESKETVVGQHRRNGDERETWNYKIDDIDPSVVDELPKEIQDEIRAWLPQNKRCNVGKRGCTISHYFPPSKTP from the exons ATGCCGGTGGCAAGACCGGAGTCATCTGATTCCAGAATTATCGCTCACGTTGACATGGACTGCTTCTACGTTCAAG tggAGCAACGGAAGCAGCCACATCTAAGGGGTTTTCCAACCGCTGTTGTTCAATACAATGACTGGAAAGGTGGTGGCTTGATTGCTGTTAGTTATGAGGCTCGAAAATTTGGAGTGAAGCG TTCCATGCGAGGTGATGAAGCTAAGAAAGTttgcccggaaattcaactgGTTCAAGTTCCTGTAGCCCGTGGCAAAGCAGACTTGAATACCTACCGTAATGCTGGTTCTGAG GTAGTTTCTATTCTTTCTCAGAAGGGTCGATGCGAGAGGGCTTCCATTGATGAAGTTTATCTTGACCTTACTGATGCGGCGGAAGCTATGCTAAAAGAATCTCCTCCAAGAAGCTTGGAAGCAATAGATgaggaagctctcaaatcgCATGTTTTGGGGCTTAAGAAAGAG GGTGGAAATGACGCCCAAGAAAGTGTGAGAGAATGGCTATGCAGCAGTAGTGCTGATCAACGTGACAAATTATTAGCTTGTGCAGTCCTCATAGTTGCCGAACTTAGGAAGCAAGTCCTGAAAGAGACTGAATTTACGTGTTCTGCTGGGATAGCTCATAATAAG ATGCTGGCCAAACTTGCAAGTGGCATGAATAAACCTTCACAGCAAACTGTTGTCCCTTTTTCATCTGTAAAAGAATTGCTTGATTCATTGCCAATCAAGAAAAT GAAACAACTTGGTGGGAAACTGGGGTCTTCCTTACAAAGTGACTTGGGTGTGAATACTGTTGGAGAACTGCTGCAGTTTTCAGAGGAGAAGCTACAAGATCGATATGGCATAAACACTGG TACCTGGTTATGGAATATTGCAAGAGGAATTAGTGGGGAAGAAGTTCAGGGACGCCTTCTTCCCAAGAGCCATGGTTCTGGGAAGACATTTCCAGGACCTCGGGCTTTAAGGACTATTGATTCT GTTCAACACTGGATTAATCAACTTTGTGAAGAGCTCAATGAGCGTCTGAGCTCTGATTTGGATCAGAACAAGCGGATTGCGCACACCCTTACTCTAAATGCTACTGCATATAAG TCTACTGATACGGAATCACATAAAAAGTTCCCTTCAAAATCTTGTCCATTGAGGTACGGGACTGCGAAAATTCAAGAGgattcattaaacttatttcaAGCGGGGTTGCGAGAATATTTGGGCTCATATGGAGTTAAGATTCATAGAAGTCAGCTGAATAAATGGGGCATAACATCTCTTTCAGTTTCAGCAAGTAAAATTGTTGATATACCTTCT GGAACTTCTTCAATCATGAAATACTTTCATGGCCAAGATCCATCACTCTCTTCATTAAAGCAAATGCCAGATATCTTAATTGAAGAAGCTGCACCAGTATCAGCATCAG GGTGTGAAAGCAATTCAGATATGAAGTTGGATGGGCTACGAATTGACTATAATGTTCTCAGTCTGGATCAACCAGAACAGAAAGTCACTCCATGGCAAGATCAG GATTCTTCTGGCTCTTCATCCAAAAAAGCAACCGATGGCTTCAACATAGAGACTTCGCTCCTGCTGCCATCAG ATTCTTATCCAGGGAGCAAAAGTTACTCGGGGCTAAGTCAAAGTAACTCACATGGACCTTTATGTAGGGGAGACAACCAGGGTACAGCGCCTAATTTGAAAGAAcagaaacagaaacagaaacagaaacgTGGTGCAATGAATGACAAG GGAACAATCTTGAAATTATTCAATAGCTATAATTCTTCATCCTCTTCAACAAAACAAGATGTCAGAGTTGGAG GTTCAGAGTCCAAAGAGACAGTTGTTGGACAGCATAGAAGAAATGGTGATGAGAGGGAAACATGGAATTACAAAATTGATGATATTGATCCATCTGTGGTTGATGAGTTACCTAAAGAAATCCAAGACGAAATTCGGGCTTGGCTTCCGCAGAATAAGCGGTGTAATGTAGGTAAACGAGGCTGTACCATTTCTCATTATTTTCCACCATCTAAAACACCGTAA
- the LOC136206488 gene encoding DNA polymerase eta isoform X2 encodes MPVARPESSDSRIIAHVDMDCFYVQVEQRKQPHLRGFPTAVVQYNDWKGGGLIAVSYEARKFGVKRSMRGDEAKKVCPEIQLVQVPVARGKADLNTYRNAGSEVVSILSQKGRCERASIDEVYLDLTDAAEAMLKESPPRSLEAIDEEALKSHVLGLKKEGGNDAQESVREWLCSSSADQRDKLLACAVLIVAELRKQVLKETEFTCSAGIAHNKMLAKLASGMNKPSQQTVVPFSSVKELLDSLPIKKMKQLGGKLGSSLQSDLGVNTVGELLQFSEEKLQDRYGINTGTWLWNIARGISGEEVQGRLLPKSHGSGKTFPGPRALRTIDSVQHWINQLCEELNERLSSDLDQNKRIAHTLTLNATAYKSTDTESHKKFPSKSCPLRYGTAKIQEDSLNLFQAGLREYLGSYGVKIHRSQLNKWGITSLSVSASKIVDIPSGTSSIMKYFHGQDPSLSSLKQMPDILIEEAAPVSASGCESNSDMKLDGLRIDYNVLSLDQPEQKVTPWQDQDSSGSSSKKATDGFNIETSLLLPSGSKSYSGLSQSNSHGPLCRGDNQGTAPNLKEQKQKQKQKRGAMNDKGTILKLFNSYNSSSSSTKQDVRVGGSESKETVVGQHRRNGDERETWNYKIDDIDPSVVDELPKEIQDEIRAWLPQNKRCNVGKRGCTISHYFPPSKTP; translated from the exons ATGCCGGTGGCAAGACCGGAGTCATCTGATTCCAGAATTATCGCTCACGTTGACATGGACTGCTTCTACGTTCAAG tggAGCAACGGAAGCAGCCACATCTAAGGGGTTTTCCAACCGCTGTTGTTCAATACAATGACTGGAAAGGTGGTGGCTTGATTGCTGTTAGTTATGAGGCTCGAAAATTTGGAGTGAAGCG TTCCATGCGAGGTGATGAAGCTAAGAAAGTttgcccggaaattcaactgGTTCAAGTTCCTGTAGCCCGTGGCAAAGCAGACTTGAATACCTACCGTAATGCTGGTTCTGAG GTAGTTTCTATTCTTTCTCAGAAGGGTCGATGCGAGAGGGCTTCCATTGATGAAGTTTATCTTGACCTTACTGATGCGGCGGAAGCTATGCTAAAAGAATCTCCTCCAAGAAGCTTGGAAGCAATAGATgaggaagctctcaaatcgCATGTTTTGGGGCTTAAGAAAGAG GGTGGAAATGACGCCCAAGAAAGTGTGAGAGAATGGCTATGCAGCAGTAGTGCTGATCAACGTGACAAATTATTAGCTTGTGCAGTCCTCATAGTTGCCGAACTTAGGAAGCAAGTCCTGAAAGAGACTGAATTTACGTGTTCTGCTGGGATAGCTCATAATAAG ATGCTGGCCAAACTTGCAAGTGGCATGAATAAACCTTCACAGCAAACTGTTGTCCCTTTTTCATCTGTAAAAGAATTGCTTGATTCATTGCCAATCAAGAAAAT GAAACAACTTGGTGGGAAACTGGGGTCTTCCTTACAAAGTGACTTGGGTGTGAATACTGTTGGAGAACTGCTGCAGTTTTCAGAGGAGAAGCTACAAGATCGATATGGCATAAACACTGG TACCTGGTTATGGAATATTGCAAGAGGAATTAGTGGGGAAGAAGTTCAGGGACGCCTTCTTCCCAAGAGCCATGGTTCTGGGAAGACATTTCCAGGACCTCGGGCTTTAAGGACTATTGATTCT GTTCAACACTGGATTAATCAACTTTGTGAAGAGCTCAATGAGCGTCTGAGCTCTGATTTGGATCAGAACAAGCGGATTGCGCACACCCTTACTCTAAATGCTACTGCATATAAG TCTACTGATACGGAATCACATAAAAAGTTCCCTTCAAAATCTTGTCCATTGAGGTACGGGACTGCGAAAATTCAAGAGgattcattaaacttatttcaAGCGGGGTTGCGAGAATATTTGGGCTCATATGGAGTTAAGATTCATAGAAGTCAGCTGAATAAATGGGGCATAACATCTCTTTCAGTTTCAGCAAGTAAAATTGTTGATATACCTTCT GGAACTTCTTCAATCATGAAATACTTTCATGGCCAAGATCCATCACTCTCTTCATTAAAGCAAATGCCAGATATCTTAATTGAAGAAGCTGCACCAGTATCAGCATCAG GGTGTGAAAGCAATTCAGATATGAAGTTGGATGGGCTACGAATTGACTATAATGTTCTCAGTCTGGATCAACCAGAACAGAAAGTCACTCCATGGCAAGATCAG GATTCTTCTGGCTCTTCATCCAAAAAAGCAACCGATGGCTTCAACATAGAGACTTCGCTCCTGCTGCCATCAG GGAGCAAAAGTTACTCGGGGCTAAGTCAAAGTAACTCACATGGACCTTTATGTAGGGGAGACAACCAGGGTACAGCGCCTAATTTGAAAGAAcagaaacagaaacagaaacagaaacgTGGTGCAATGAATGACAAG GGAACAATCTTGAAATTATTCAATAGCTATAATTCTTCATCCTCTTCAACAAAACAAGATGTCAGAGTTGGAG GTTCAGAGTCCAAAGAGACAGTTGTTGGACAGCATAGAAGAAATGGTGATGAGAGGGAAACATGGAATTACAAAATTGATGATATTGATCCATCTGTGGTTGATGAGTTACCTAAAGAAATCCAAGACGAAATTCGGGCTTGGCTTCCGCAGAATAAGCGGTGTAATGTAGGTAAACGAGGCTGTACCATTTCTCATTATTTTCCACCATCTAAAACACCGTAA
- the LOC136206488 gene encoding DNA polymerase eta isoform X3, whose amino-acid sequence MRGDEAKKVCPEIQLVQVPVARGKADLNTYRNAGSEVVSILSQKGRCERASIDEVYLDLTDAAEAMLKESPPRSLEAIDEEALKSHVLGLKKEGGNDAQESVREWLCSSSADQRDKLLACAVLIVAELRKQVLKETEFTCSAGIAHNKMLAKLASGMNKPSQQTVVPFSSVKELLDSLPIKKMKQLGGKLGSSLQSDLGVNTVGELLQFSEEKLQDRYGINTGTWLWNIARGISGEEVQGRLLPKSHGSGKTFPGPRALRTIDSVQHWINQLCEELNERLSSDLDQNKRIAHTLTLNATAYKSTDTESHKKFPSKSCPLRYGTAKIQEDSLNLFQAGLREYLGSYGVKIHRSQLNKWGITSLSVSASKIVDIPSGTSSIMKYFHGQDPSLSSLKQMPDILIEEAAPVSASGCESNSDMKLDGLRIDYNVLSLDQPEQKVTPWQDQDSSGSSSKKATDGFNIETSLLLPSDSYPGSKSYSGLSQSNSHGPLCRGDNQGTAPNLKEQKQKQKQKRGAMNDKGTILKLFNSYNSSSSSTKQDVRVGGSESKETVVGQHRRNGDERETWNYKIDDIDPSVVDELPKEIQDEIRAWLPQNKRCNVGKRGCTISHYFPPSKTP is encoded by the exons ATGCGAGGTGATGAAGCTAAGAAAGTttgcccggaaattcaactgGTTCAAGTTCCTGTAGCCCGTGGCAAAGCAGACTTGAATACCTACCGTAATGCTGGTTCTGAG GTAGTTTCTATTCTTTCTCAGAAGGGTCGATGCGAGAGGGCTTCCATTGATGAAGTTTATCTTGACCTTACTGATGCGGCGGAAGCTATGCTAAAAGAATCTCCTCCAAGAAGCTTGGAAGCAATAGATgaggaagctctcaaatcgCATGTTTTGGGGCTTAAGAAAGAG GGTGGAAATGACGCCCAAGAAAGTGTGAGAGAATGGCTATGCAGCAGTAGTGCTGATCAACGTGACAAATTATTAGCTTGTGCAGTCCTCATAGTTGCCGAACTTAGGAAGCAAGTCCTGAAAGAGACTGAATTTACGTGTTCTGCTGGGATAGCTCATAATAAG ATGCTGGCCAAACTTGCAAGTGGCATGAATAAACCTTCACAGCAAACTGTTGTCCCTTTTTCATCTGTAAAAGAATTGCTTGATTCATTGCCAATCAAGAAAAT GAAACAACTTGGTGGGAAACTGGGGTCTTCCTTACAAAGTGACTTGGGTGTGAATACTGTTGGAGAACTGCTGCAGTTTTCAGAGGAGAAGCTACAAGATCGATATGGCATAAACACTGG TACCTGGTTATGGAATATTGCAAGAGGAATTAGTGGGGAAGAAGTTCAGGGACGCCTTCTTCCCAAGAGCCATGGTTCTGGGAAGACATTTCCAGGACCTCGGGCTTTAAGGACTATTGATTCT GTTCAACACTGGATTAATCAACTTTGTGAAGAGCTCAATGAGCGTCTGAGCTCTGATTTGGATCAGAACAAGCGGATTGCGCACACCCTTACTCTAAATGCTACTGCATATAAG TCTACTGATACGGAATCACATAAAAAGTTCCCTTCAAAATCTTGTCCATTGAGGTACGGGACTGCGAAAATTCAAGAGgattcattaaacttatttcaAGCGGGGTTGCGAGAATATTTGGGCTCATATGGAGTTAAGATTCATAGAAGTCAGCTGAATAAATGGGGCATAACATCTCTTTCAGTTTCAGCAAGTAAAATTGTTGATATACCTTCT GGAACTTCTTCAATCATGAAATACTTTCATGGCCAAGATCCATCACTCTCTTCATTAAAGCAAATGCCAGATATCTTAATTGAAGAAGCTGCACCAGTATCAGCATCAG GGTGTGAAAGCAATTCAGATATGAAGTTGGATGGGCTACGAATTGACTATAATGTTCTCAGTCTGGATCAACCAGAACAGAAAGTCACTCCATGGCAAGATCAG GATTCTTCTGGCTCTTCATCCAAAAAAGCAACCGATGGCTTCAACATAGAGACTTCGCTCCTGCTGCCATCAG ATTCTTATCCAGGGAGCAAAAGTTACTCGGGGCTAAGTCAAAGTAACTCACATGGACCTTTATGTAGGGGAGACAACCAGGGTACAGCGCCTAATTTGAAAGAAcagaaacagaaacagaaacagaaacgTGGTGCAATGAATGACAAG GGAACAATCTTGAAATTATTCAATAGCTATAATTCTTCATCCTCTTCAACAAAACAAGATGTCAGAGTTGGAG GTTCAGAGTCCAAAGAGACAGTTGTTGGACAGCATAGAAGAAATGGTGATGAGAGGGAAACATGGAATTACAAAATTGATGATATTGATCCATCTGTGGTTGATGAGTTACCTAAAGAAATCCAAGACGAAATTCGGGCTTGGCTTCCGCAGAATAAGCGGTGTAATGTAGGTAAACGAGGCTGTACCATTTCTCATTATTTTCCACCATCTAAAACACCGTAA